A single Klebsiella variicola DNA region contains:
- a CDS encoding NCS2 family permease: protein MSQQQTSQSSGQGLLERVFKLREHGTTVRTEAIAGFTTFLTMVYIVFVNPQILGVAGMDTSAVFVTTCLIAAFGSILMGLFANLPVALAPAMGLNAFFAFVVVQAMGLPWQVGMGAIFWGAVGLLLLTIFRVRYWMIANIPVSLRVGITSGIGLFIGMMGLKNAGVIVANPETLVSIGHLTSHSVLLGILGFFIIAILASRNIHAAVLVSIVVTTLLGWMLGDVHYTGIVSAPPSVTSVIGHVDLAGSLNLGLAGVIFSFMLVNLFDSSGTLIGVTDKAGLADAQGKFPRMKQALFVDSVSSVAGSFIGTSSVTAYIESSSGVSVGGRTGLTAVVVGILFLLVIFLSPLAGMVPAYAAAGALIYVGVLMTSSLARVKWDDLTEAVPAFITAVMMPFSFSITEGIALGFISYCVMKIGTGRLRELSPCVIIVSLLFVLKIVFIDAH from the coding sequence ATGAGTCAACAACAAACCAGCCAGTCTTCTGGCCAGGGTCTGCTGGAGCGCGTATTTAAGCTGCGCGAGCACGGCACCACAGTGCGTACGGAAGCGATCGCCGGTTTCACCACGTTCCTGACGATGGTGTATATCGTTTTTGTTAACCCACAAATTCTTGGCGTAGCGGGCATGGATACCAGCGCCGTGTTTGTGACTACCTGTCTGATTGCTGCGTTCGGCAGTATCCTGATGGGCCTGTTCGCGAACCTGCCGGTGGCTCTTGCGCCGGCGATGGGGCTGAACGCCTTCTTCGCCTTTGTGGTGGTGCAGGCGATGGGCCTGCCGTGGCAGGTAGGCATGGGCGCGATTTTCTGGGGCGCCGTCGGTCTGCTGCTGCTGACGATTTTCCGTGTACGCTACTGGATGATCGCCAATATTCCGGTGAGCCTGCGCGTCGGTATCACCAGCGGTATCGGCCTGTTTATCGGCATGATGGGTCTGAAAAATGCCGGGGTTATCGTCGCTAATCCGGAAACGCTGGTCAGCATTGGTCATCTGACCTCCCACAGTGTGCTGCTGGGCATACTGGGCTTCTTTATCATCGCGATTCTGGCATCACGTAACATTCATGCCGCGGTCCTGGTGTCTATTGTGGTCACCACCCTGCTGGGCTGGATGCTGGGCGATGTGCACTACACCGGCATCGTCTCCGCGCCGCCGAGCGTGACGTCGGTGATTGGTCATGTCGATCTGGCTGGCTCCCTGAACCTGGGCCTGGCCGGCGTGATCTTCTCGTTTATGCTGGTCAACCTGTTTGACTCCTCCGGGACGCTGATTGGCGTCACCGATAAAGCGGGTCTGGCTGATGCTCAGGGTAAATTCCCGCGCATGAAGCAAGCGCTGTTTGTCGACAGCGTCTCGTCCGTTGCCGGTTCCTTTATTGGTACCTCTTCGGTGACCGCCTATATCGAATCCTCCTCCGGCGTTTCCGTGGGCGGGCGCACCGGCCTGACCGCCGTTGTCGTTGGGATCCTGTTCCTGCTGGTTATCTTCCTGTCACCGCTGGCGGGAATGGTTCCGGCCTATGCGGCGGCTGGCGCGCTGATTTACGTTGGCGTGCTGATGACCTCCAGCCTCGCGCGCGTGAAGTGGGATGACCTGACGGAAGCGGTACCGGCGTTTATCACCGCGGTGATGATGCCGTTTAGCTTCTCAATCACCGAAGGTATCGCCTTAGGCTTTATCTCTTACTGCGTGATGAAGATCGGTACCGGCCGTCTGCGCGAGCTCAGCCCGTGCGTGATTATCGTCTCGCTGCTGTTCGTGCTGAAAATTGTCTTTATCGATGCACATTAA
- a CDS encoding NADPH-dependent FMN reductase, with protein MSDTLKVVTLLGSLRKGSFNGMVARTLPGIAPAGMDISALPSIGDIPLYDADMQEEEGFPQRVQDIAQQIREADGVVIVTPEYNYSVPGGLKNAIDWLSRLSEQPLSGKPVLIQTSSMGAIGGARCQYHLRQILVFLDAMVMNKPEFMGGVIQNKVDPQSGEVVDQSTLDHLRGQLTAFGDYIRRVKA; from the coding sequence ATGTCAGATACCTTAAAAGTGGTTACGTTACTCGGCAGCCTGCGCAAAGGGTCGTTTAATGGAATGGTCGCGCGCACCCTGCCCGGCATCGCGCCAGCGGGCATGGATATCTCCGCGCTGCCGTCGATCGGTGATATCCCGCTGTACGATGCTGATATGCAGGAGGAAGAGGGGTTCCCACAGCGCGTGCAGGATATTGCGCAACAGATCCGCGAAGCGGATGGCGTGGTGATCGTCACTCCCGAGTATAACTATTCCGTGCCTGGCGGCCTGAAAAACGCTATCGACTGGCTGTCACGCCTGTCCGAGCAGCCGCTGTCCGGCAAACCGGTACTGATTCAGACCAGCTCAATGGGCGCCATCGGCGGTGCGCGCTGCCAGTATCATTTGCGCCAGATTCTGGTCTTCCTTGATGCGATGGTAATGAATAAACCGGAATTTATGGGCGGCGTCATCCAGAACAAAGTGGATCCGCAGTCGGGTGAAGTAGTCGATCAGAGCACCCTCGACCATCTGCGTGGCCAGCTGACCGCCTTTGGCGACTATATTCGGCGGGTTAAAGCATAA